In the genome of Hyalangium minutum, the window GTCCACCTTGCCGAGCACCACCGCATGGTGACGGCGGCAGAAGGGCTCCGGCAGCAGCCGCATGGAGTTTCGATCGAGCGAGTGTTGGGAGAGTTCGGAGAAGACGTCGGAACCTTGCGACATGCCCGGAAGGCTATACTGGGAAGCGCTCGGGCACAGGTCCTTCCTCGGGCCTCACTCGGCGTGCGCCCTTCGAGCTCAGTTGTTCAGCTGAAGGTCCGAGAGGTGCGACGCGCTCGAAGCCTGAACGAGCCATCGGTCGAGAATCGCCGAGTCCGTACAGGACAAAATGAGATGCCGGGACTTCTCGTCTACTTCGACGCCCCTTGCAGCCAATACTTGCAGGACCGCGAGAGCCCGTCCCTGCGCTTGCCCCTCAGCCAGCCCCTTGAGCCAGCCTTGTTGATGCCCTTCCTCGCGAAGTTCGTCCGCATAGGACTTCATCAAGTCCTCCTCTCGCTCCTTACCTGCCACGGATTGTAACACTCGCCGGAGCGTCTTGCGTGCTGCTGGCGGCCCCACCTCGAACAGGTAGTGAACCACCGCACGCAACTCCTCCAGCCCCTCTGCCTCTGCATGAATCTCGGCCACCAGCGCCTTCCATCCCTCCAGCCGCCAAGAGAGCCCTTCGTCACGCCCATGGCGCAAGAGGAGAAACGCCAATCGCGCCAACGGAGGCCCCGGGCGCGCTCGCAGCGTCTCCTCCCGC includes:
- a CDS encoding Rpn family recombination-promoting nuclease/putative transposase; its protein translation is MPGPHDLFARFTFSHPERAAAELRAVLPPEVVSRVDWTSLRREPVSVVDPELRESQSDLLFSAQLQDGQPLLLYLLLEHQSSVDRWMALRMLRYVVRHLEHWRKEHPASEVLPVVVPLVMYHGGEAGWTAPRRVEALFQLPSDEGELERWRALVPRFEYLLDDLTAEREETLRARPGPPLARLAFLLLRHGRDEGLSWRLEGWKALVAEIHAEAEGLEELRAVVHYLFEVGPPAARKTLRRVLQSVAGKEREEDLMKSYADELREEGHQQGWLKGLAEGQAQGRALAVLQVLAARGVEVDEKSRHLILSCTDSAILDRWLVQASSASHLSDLQLNN